The following coding sequences lie in one Amycolatopsis cihanbeyliensis genomic window:
- a CDS encoding ferredoxin reductase: MAVQVPRLVPRGARRRARSLASLAEALLTPHGMDRYLELVDPMLVRREIRGVVTGVRRQTPDTVTLTVRPSRAWRGFSAGQYVRVSVDIDGVRRTRCYSPTCSEHGGQLELTVKAQENGLVSGHLHRHAAPGMVLGLSQPDGEFTLPARRPEKILLVSGGSGITPVLSMLRTLVDEGHPGEVVFLHYANTAADVLYRTELAELARRLPGLRVVLAHTHSGGGDLHGFFERAHLHRVAPWYHTAQTYLCGPLPLMDSVRATFEADGLSEQLNTEEFTPPPVPADGGATGQVRFARSGRETANSGKPLLDQAEDAGLRPEHGCRMGICFSCTKLKTSGCVRNARTGELSAEDNVEIQLCISIPVGDVEIQT; encoded by the coding sequence ATGGCGGTGCAGGTTCCCCGGCTGGTCCCCCGCGGCGCCCGCCGCAGAGCGCGGTCGCTCGCCTCGCTCGCCGAGGCGTTGCTGACCCCGCACGGGATGGACCGCTACCTCGAGCTCGTCGACCCGATGTTGGTGCGCAGGGAGATCCGCGGGGTGGTGACCGGGGTACGGCGGCAGACGCCGGACACCGTGACCCTCACGGTCCGGCCGAGCAGGGCCTGGCGCGGGTTCAGCGCGGGGCAGTACGTGCGGGTGTCGGTGGACATCGACGGCGTGCGGCGCACCCGGTGCTACTCGCCGACCTGCTCCGAACACGGCGGGCAGCTCGAGCTCACCGTGAAGGCGCAGGAGAACGGGCTGGTCTCGGGCCACCTGCACCGGCATGCCGCACCGGGCATGGTGCTCGGGCTCTCCCAGCCGGACGGCGAGTTCACCCTGCCGGCGCGGCGCCCGGAGAAGATCCTGCTGGTCAGCGGCGGCAGCGGGATCACCCCGGTGCTGTCCATGCTGCGCACGCTGGTGGACGAGGGACACCCCGGCGAGGTCGTGTTCCTGCACTACGCGAACACCGCGGCGGACGTGCTCTACCGCACCGAACTGGCCGAGCTCGCCCGGCGGCTCCCCGGCCTGCGGGTGGTGCTGGCCCACACCCACAGTGGCGGCGGCGACCTGCACGGCTTCTTCGAACGGGCGCACCTGCACCGGGTGGCGCCCTGGTACCACACGGCACAGACCTACCTGTGCGGCCCGTTGCCGCTGATGGACTCGGTACGCGCCACGTTCGAAGCCGATGGTTTGAGTGAACAACTGAACACCGAAGAGTTCACGCCGCCGCCGGTGCCAGCCGATGGCGGGGCCACGGGCCAGGTTCGGTTCGCGCGCAGCGGCAGGGAGACCGCCAACTCCGGCAAGCCGCTGCTGGACCAGGCCGAGGACGCCGGCCTGCGACCCGAGCACGGCTGCCGGATGGGGATCTGCTTCTCCTGCACGAAGCTGAAGACCTCCGGCTGCGTGCGCAACGCGCGCACCGGCGAGCTCTCCGCCGAGGACAACGTCGAAATCCAGTTGTGCATCTCGATCCCGGTCGGGGACGTCGAGATCCAAACCTAA